One Oryctolagus cuniculus chromosome 7, mOryCun1.1, whole genome shotgun sequence genomic window, TTCTGATATTGCCCAAGAAAAGGGCTCAGAAATGAGCAGTATTCAAGTCCCAGGTCAAACTTCACCTTTTAGAATGTTCAATTAAGTCCATCCCAGACACCACTCTATTTGCCTCCTAATAGTGTAAAAGGATGGCCCAAACCTTGGGGTTTGATGAGCCAAACCTTGCTGGGGCCTTCTTAttcattctcttttcctctttctaggTTGTCTGCACTTATTTCTTGagtgtgttctttttctttaagtaaaTCCTGCTTCCCTGCACTCCTTTAAGCCTTTACCTTGAATTCGTTGATGCATGGAGAGAAGCTCTGGAAAAAGCCCAAGTTGGGACCCTGTTTGCCCACAAGACTACCACGCCCTCAGTGAAATTACTCGAGGGAAAAAATCCTTCCAACTGACTACAAAGATAACAAGAAACCCTATGGTCACTTTAGGATTTGGATAGAATTTGtgtttcttgcttttttaaaaattcaatcacATGTATATCCTTAAATGAGTttagtttgcattttaaaaaaagaaaaaccttcttATCTTAAAAGGCGTAAGTACAAGAAATTAGCAATAAAAAAGCAGCAGCGGTTCTTACCTTGAAATAGCACTGTAGCATCAGAAGCAAATACAAAACTAATTTCCAGGGATCTACAATCAATGAAAGGTTCTTTTTTCTGATACAGGCAGTCTTTGCTTTGCAGtttcaatatacaaaaatttcAGGTACCAAGTTTTAGTTAAATAACATCAATCTTCCAGCAATATGGCTGAAATTACAGTTTCCACAGTGTATGTGATATTTGCCTGACACATTTTACTGCTAGTTCTTCCATCCAGGAGTcactataaaaataagaaatgtacaTCATAATCAGTGCTAATTGTGGTACTTATTTCAAAGTTTGTCAGAGACTCACAGTCTATTCTGTTCAAAGACACCAAAGCATATAGCTATGTTGTCACTCCATGTCCCAGTAATAAACCCATGAGACATCATCCATGAATGCATTATAGAATATAGAAAtagagcaacaaagagaaaaacatagaGAAAACAAGAAGCAATGCTAGAAATGAGATTTAGATTTAATACAAAAGaagttataggggctggcattgtggcaaagcaggttaagccactgcctgtgacaccagcatcccatatgagcatagCTTCAAAACCcagatgttctacttctgatccagcttcttgttaatgcacttgagaaagcaccagaagatggcacagtgctttggtccctgccacccacgtggaagacaagGATGGAAttgcaggcccctggcttcagctggtcgtttggggagtgaaacagtgaatgaaagatcactttctctgtgtctcttcttaaacagatctttttttaaaaaaagaagttgtagAACAAGTATCTGACTGAGAGTGTTGACGCTGCAACAGATTAAGAGACTACAGATAGGATGCTAGAGGAACTTAGTGAAAGCAAGTCATCAGCCTGTGATAAAAGGGATGAAGGCGTCCCAAACGAAATGATGTCATCAGGAAATTTCATATGAAAACAATTAACAAAAGATTTTCCAATCATGATAATGTAAAGTATAAGATATTATAAATCATATTCTATGATCCATACATAGAAAGGagtataaaaatttattaagacataaaaatatattccatatattTAAGTTAACTGATAAGAATATATACAACATTCAAACCACTGTTGGaaagattttcaaagaaaaaacaacatTAATTATGTACatttatagtatttttaattaaagtatGTTAAACAAATGTCCAACTTTGTATTCTTCCAAGTTTATATGTTATAATTTCCAAATCTAAGCCAAAAAGCCACAAATGTTCTTTAAATTCTGATATTTGGATCCCATTAAAAACTGCATGTTAAGATCTTGTTCCTATGACCACACTTGAACACAACCTGTTGTCCTCTGAGTGTGGAAGTGGAAAGTTGTATGCAAAAAGAGAGAAGCACGCACTCACTCTCCCTTTTGTTTCAGCTTATTTACAAGCATTCGATCAACATATCTACCAGAAACTCTGTCTAAGAGCTCTCTGTTCCATTGATAGAATCCTTGTCTCAGCCATTCTTGCTGAGGCAGTGTGGATGAATCTCATTGCTTACAAAACCCTTAGCATATTTCCCAAGACTTCCTTTGGCCTAGTGGCCTGTGTTTTCAATACAGATCCTGTTAAGTGGGGCCTGTGCACGTATTTAAGGTCCAACAAGTAAATCCCTACTTCCATATGATCTCCAGTCTCATTCTAGCAGATTCTATGGTCAGCCATCATCTATATTTTTCAAGCCAAATATGCTATTTCCTGAGTTTCAGCAAGTGTTGACTGCTAACTACACACAATGTGTCCCTCCCCAAAAATCACCTCTTTATGAAGGAGCTACTTTGTCTCGAGATACTCCTTCCCTGGGGGAAAATCCCACATGAAACGTGGAAGGTAAAAGTCTGACTCTACTATCCCATTTTAGGAACTGTCTGGAGAGCTCTGGTGAGCTATCCTAGCTGCCGAACTCTAGGAGATGGGTCCAGTCCTCTGTTGAAACTGTGTCATTAAATTTCTCCCTCTGCTCTGTCCTGCTTTCCTCTCTTTTACTTGTGCTGTTCCAGAAAACACCGCCTCCTCCCAATAAACATTCTCCGGAAGATGTCCATCTGTATCTGTGTCCTCAGAACTGACCTGAGGCACTTGTCTATATAAAATCAGCCATTCCAAGTAGCAGCAAGCTGTTGTGGTAAAACCTTCAAACGGCCGCCAGATATGAAGTCCTAGAGCTGTGTGTTCAGGCCACTACTGCAAAGAGGCAGCAACACAGCATGTAAAAGCAGTCATGATCACCTATGGAGGCCACTGCACACAATCAGGTCAAAGACGCTGGTCATGCCCTAATTTCCAAAGCCAAAGGCCATTCATATGAGCTCCATTAAAGGATTCACATGCATGGTTTTGTTCTGCATAGATGACTTCTAACAAATATCCCAGTAGCCTTTGTGAAATATCTCCTGCATTGAGCTGATTAAATAGCAAGCACAGTTCTTTTATCATACTAAAAATTAGTAAATGTGTGTGCTGAAAATCTTCAGCACATAAACATTAATCTTCTTTGATTTATGTTTTAGTTTACAGTGCTTTCCTATATTCAATACAGATGAAGCTACATTCTCGATTTAGGAATTACTTGACccaaaaaatattataaaatacttcACTCATCATTTTTCTAGAAGTCGACTCTGATTTCTAACATCtttcttttcatataaatttttgaataattGATTGCATTTTCATTCCCTACCTTAGAATATACAAGGGGCAGTGATTGTGTTGCTGCAGGTTAATCATGAAGCACTTATAgactgtatcagagtgctggtctgaaCCCGTTTTCTTTTACTTCCAACGCAACTTCccgcaaatgtgcctgggaaggcaacacatGGTAGACCAAGTACTTGTCTCTCTGCTATCTGTATAAATggcttggatggaattccaggttcctggctttggccaggcccacccctaatattgcaggcatttggggagtgaacaaggagatggaagattctctctctctctctctctctctctccctcaccctctctctgtctcacacacacacacacacacacacaaacatacacacaatctactttaaaaaaattaatgggaaTAAATACAAAGATGAAGGTGAGTTTACTAACCTATAATTTGAGTAtgattttgaaatctgtttttataGCAATAATTCAGTAGCCCATAGTTGTACAAGTTGtaacaatgagaaaaataaagctacTTTCAAAGAACAGAATAAAACCAATGAACAAgtgcatgaaaaaatgttcaatatcatttACCATCacgaaatacaaatcaaaatcaaatgaGATAGTAGATTATCCTCATCCCCATTAGAATGACTATTAGTCAAAAACATACATAATAATAAACTCTACCAGGATGCAAAATAAAGTGAATATTGAACATTTGTTCATGGGAATATGAATttgtatagccactgtggaaagcaaTATTAATgtgtcttaaaaaattaaaaatagaactatcacATGATCTAAACAATCTCTTTATGGTATatatgcaaagaaaataaaatcagtctgTTAAAGAGGCATCTACACTCCCATATTTATTACAGCACTATTTACGATAGTCAccaaatggaaacaacctaggtgttcattcattcatgaatggataaagaaaatttgttaCCTATACATAATGAAATACTCTTCATCCAAGAAATGAATATTATGCAACAATATGGATGTAACTAGAGATCATCACATTAAATTGAATAAGCCGGTTACAGAACGACAAATACCACATCATCTTACTCATGAGGAGCATACAACgttgatctcatagaagctgAGAGTAGAATAGTGACTACCAGATGCTCGAGAGAACAGGAGGCAAGGAGAAAGGCTCTGGGAAAGGTTGATTGGTGGGCACTCTGTCATAGAGGAAACAAGTTCTGATGTTCTACTGAACAATTGGTAGCCATAGATAACAACAATGCaatgtacatatttaaaaaactttttttagatttaatattCTTTAACATTATTGATCTGATAATTTCCATTGTTTTATATAGGCACTTATTGCCtcaaactttcttcttaacattgCTCCTGTTGAATTTTATGGTTTATTATGTTGTGTTTCATTTTAATTGGCTTCATGgaattttctgattttccttttgatttcttcaatgacccaccattcattcagaagcatgtatttcattctctgtgtgtttgtgtaacttctagttgtttttttgttttttgtttttttgtttttttttttttggttattaatttccagcttcattccattgtggtcatataagaaaacacattatttccatttttttaaaagatttatttacttatttgaaagtcagagatacacagagagagaaggagaggcagagagagagagaggttttcaactgccggttcactccccaattggccacagcagtcggagttgtgctgatccgaagccaggggccaggagttgcttctgggtctcccacacagtgcaggggcccaagcacttgggccatcttccactgccctcccaggccatagcagagatctgggtcagaagtggagcagccaggacccaaactggcgcccacatggaatgccagcaactgcaggcggcagctttacccgctacgccacagcagtggtccctccatttttttttttaattctttgaggcttgttttatggcctagggTATGTGCTATCCCAGAGATCAAACCATGTGCCAAtgagaagagtgtgtattctATAGCTCTGGGATAGAATGTTTTATAACAAAccattaagtccatttggtctacagtgtaggTTAACTCGTTGTTTCATTGTTGATTGTCTACTTGGTGTGTTCATTAttgaaagtggggtgttaaaaATTCACAAGTATTATTTTAATTCAGTTAATGTCTCTGTTTGAACCTATtagcatttgttttataaaactgagtGCTCggagcaggcgctgtggtgtagggggtaaaagctgctgcctgcagtgctggcatcccataagggtgccggtttgagacctgggtgctccacttccaatctagctctctgctatggcctgggaaagcagtagaagatggcccaagtcctcgggtccctgcacccacatgagagacctggaagaggctcctggctcctggcttcagatagatgcagttctggccattggggccacctggggagtgacagaagacttctctctctctctctctctctctctctctctgcctctgcctctcaattactctacctttcaaataaatgaataaaccttttttaaaaaactgagtgCTCTGGTATTAAGTGCATACAAATTTACAATACtcctcttgttgaattgatctttgatcattatatagttaccttcatctcttttaacagcttttctCTTAAGGTCTGTTTTGCCTAATATAACTACTTTAGctcactttttatttctatttgcatggaatgtaatctctttttttttttttttttttttttttttttttttttttgacaggcagagtggacagtgagagagagagagagagagagagagagagaaagatcttcctttgccgttggttcaccctccaatggccaccgtggccggcgcgccgctgccggcgcaccgcgctgatccgatggcaggagccaggtgcttctcctggtatcccatggggtgcagggcccgagcacttgggccatcctccactgcactcccaggccatagcagagagctggcctggaagaggggcaaccgggacagaatccggcgccccgaccgggactagaacccggtgtgctggcgccgcaaggcggaggattagcctagtgagccgcggcgctggccaggaatgTAACCttatatcctttcactttcagtctgtgtgtcttCACTGATGAAATGTGTTTCTTCTAGGCAGCacctagttgtttttttttttctttacccattTAACTAATCTGTAtctcttaattaaaattttagtatATTTGTCTGCAAGGTTATTATCAATAAGCaatgactttgtcctgccatttttcgtTTAaatttcctattgtttgttttgaagtTGGCTACTGTTTTGCTAATTGATTTCTTACATTCACACTCTCATGATGGAGATTGGCTTTCTCTATTTCTATATTATCACTTGTAATATTTGCTCATcgtggaaggtttttatttcattcaacttCACTGGGGACTCAAGCTTgacagggttttttgtttgttttcttagaacttggactatatctcttaGAACTTAGACTACGTTCTCTCTTCACCTTTAAGTTTTCTGTTCAGAAATCTGTCACTCACTCACCACCATGAGTGTGCACcgtgtttttctgcctctctgttactggTTCTGCCAGCAATACAACAGAAGAAGAAATCGCCAAGCTGGTCATCGACAATGGCTCTGGCTTATACAGAACTGGCTTTTGTAGGGAGGACATCACCGTGTTGTGTTCCCCACCATGGTCTAGCACCCACTTCCCTGGCATCAGGGCATGATGGTGGGCTGGGTAAAAAGGACTCATGAGGGCTATGAGGCTCAGAGCAAGCGCAGCATACTAACCCTGAAGCATCCCAGTGCACACAGCATTGTCATGAACTGCAGAGGACACTGGGAACATTGGACACCACAccttcttgtatttatttatttatttatttatttatttatatgtatctcataaatacaacatttagAACATAGCAAATCTTCCCACtttatctgccctcccacccctcctcctcttccctctcctctttagtctgagaaagaaaaaggaaggggaaaaaaaagtaaaatgaaaaaactaagaaatctgttcctcaacagtccagacaagggttgttcaaagctGGTGTttctcaaaggtgattttgcTCTTtgttcccttcctcttttctcttccttcttcccccttctttccttttagaaacttaattatctttaaagaagaacccaagagttgtatatcttttgtgagctcttagacatagctataacttatgagacataataatatcctccacttaatacactaaaaggaactgattcttgagaacaagttttactattgagTTTCAAGATACAACTCCTAggagacagaggtcctgcatgagaagttagtgcacagtgacttttgttcttaatttaacaattaagcaaaaacacaaacaaacaaaatggcatGACCCTTTTCTCTTGGCTGGCTGCAGGTCACCGCTgtagcagggtgggggaggggagggagggaagagaggtgtGACActccttgtttatttttgttttccagcCTCTGCCGTCCCAGGGGTCTCATGTGGAGCTTCCAAAGCAGTTCATGGAGCTCCTGCTCCCACTGCTGTCCACAGCGCTGCGGGCCCACAGATTCCCCCCTCACCTGGTCTGCCAGGGCCAGCATTCTCCTCCCTGGGtccaagcctctgctgctgcttgttgttgttgttgtttattcttatttgcttttttgttgaAGGACCTGGACTGTGTATTTTTCCCATTGTGgatttcccacagctttatcttAGGCATGCAGTTTCTCcctttttgaaatattaattttgcccCACATGAGTCAGATCGTCCTGTCGCTACTCTGCGATCTTGGAACCTGGGTACCACATCTTCTACACCAAACCACACATGATCCTTGAGAAACACCCTGTGCTGCTGACAGGGACCCCCCTGAACCCCAAGGCCAACATAGAAAGGATGACCCAGATCATGGCTGAGACCTTCAGCAGCCCAGCCCAACCTATGGCCATGACGGGATGTGCTGTCCCTGTATGCCTCTCGCAGCATCACTGCCATCAACCTGGACTCTGGCTGGAGTCATGCGCAGCACCCATTCATGCCAGAGAGGCCCTCCCCATGCTACCCTGCATCTCTGCTGCCTGTCCTTGAACCACACTAATAGCAAGGAGACACGATTTGTCTTGCTATTCATGTTTAGAATACttggaacattttttttattctctatatATAATAACACAAACAGTAAAAGGCAGAATTGTGTTTCTTCTTGGAAGTTCAGAAGAAATATAATCAGGAAAGTATCAAGCTTCTTGGCCAAATGAGAAGGTTTTTAACAACAGGAACATAAAATGTTTCAACAACTACAAAGAGGTcagtaaagaaaataatagaaatgactatagattttccataaatttaacatttttaatgatttatttatttatttgaaaggcagagttatagaaaggcagaggcgaGGCAGGGTCGGgggtcttccaaccattggttcactccccagatggcctcaatggccagagctgagcagatccgaacccaggagccaggcgcttcttctaggctcccatgcaggggcagggtcccaaggacctgggacatcttctactgcttttgcagaccatagcagagagctggaccacatgggatgccagcactgtaggcagtggcttcacctgctatgccacggagccagccccaaaTTTGACATATTTTAATGAGTGAAATGCAGACAAGGCACTTCAccctggatatatatatatatatatatatatttaaaagctgAACTTTAGTTGTAAAGGTAGTAGGGGAAATTACGTACATACTTGCAAAAAAGTCGATAAAGTGTAAGGAGTACAGATAGCAAAATACATTGTGGAAGCGGCAGGAGCTCAGACTATGGAGAAACTGCTTCCCACTGGAGAATCAGGGAAGGACTTCTGGAGGAAGTGACATCTGAAATAAGCCTGATGACCCACTAGCATCTGAACAGGAGAAGGCTGCTAAGAACCACTCTACTAAGAGCTAAAACgtgaattttaaaattccagaACCCAGGTCAGAACAACAAATCCAGCTACATTACATTTATCTGGTATTGAAAACTGATCattaaacataaataaacaacaataaaagtTTTATAGAGGGAATTAAAGACATCATTGTCATGTTGTGTTCAGGTATACTCCAAGTTGCTGGGTTGCTAGGTTCTCATTTCAAAGAGGCAACAGTGCAAGGAGAGCAGTTATGTGTCCTAAAATGAATCATGGAGAGCAGAGACGGAAGTCACTTGGCATAGGGTGGAAGTGAGACTTGAGGAGGACAAGGGTAGAGGAATGAGAGGAGAAGGGGAACTGGGGAGAGAATTTTCACAAAGAGGAAGCTCAGTGAGGGAACAGTGGGAGGGTACAAGAGATGAGTACCAAGAACTCACCATCGCTTCCCAAACCAAATTGCAAGGCCTGCTAGAAGAACCAGGAGCACTATTACTGTCAGGAGGATGAAGCCGATAGAGGTGTGATGTTCTGTGGATTTGGGCAGACACCAGGGATATTACTGAAAATCCACCCCTGTTGTACCCCACCCACTCCCTGCTCCACTGTGAACCACTGCGTTCTGTTCAGTTGAGTTATCTACATCATCTTTCtcctttcttattatttcttactCACTGTTCCTCAAAGATGATCCTTCCTCTAACCCCCAATATTCTCTTTTATATCTTCATCCCTCATTTTCCCTTCTATTCTGTGGATTAGTTTTATTCAAGTTAGATCTGGAATCACAAAAGTCTCAAAATTTTCAGCTGTCCCTCTAGCTGCATTTGAGGACCACCTCTTCCTATTTCCAGCCTGGGCCCCAGTTCTTCCTCACCCCAGTAGAGGACGATGTCCTGGCCTCCTAGACTGCTGTGCGTCACCCGACAGGACAGGCCAGCCGCGTCCCCAGCCTCCACGTCCAGGGTAACTCGGAGATACCACGTCCCATCAGCATTGGGCAGGATATCACTTCGCTCggtgcctggctgctcctggtTACCCCGCATCCACATCACCTGCACAggctttgggtagaagccagagacacGGCACACCAGCAACAGACGGCCAGGCCCAGGACGGGGGCCACTGGACAGCCAGGCCTCAGGCCTCACTGCAGAAGATGGGAAAGTTATTCAGACAAGGACTCTAACACCCTTACAGGTTCAGATTCCGCATCAGTTAGACACGTCTTTATCACTTCTAGGGGCAAGGTAAGGGGACTTTCTGACCCTAAATTTGAAGGTGATTGTAGCAAAGTTTGATTTTCCAAAGCATAGTTTTTTGGCAGTAGGATGTGCAACCCACCTTGTCGCTGCAGATCAGCCTTGCCTGCATCAAGAAGTCCCAAGACAAAACGTGGGCAGGTGTCACTGAGGAGCCAGTGTACTCTTTCCTTGAGGCCTTCATACTTGTTGAGTAGTCTGCAGACGTCCTGGGCCTTACTTCCACCCTCTGGTGACGGCAGCCACGAATTATTCTGAAACCTCAGAAGATCTGTGCCTTGATAAGCTTCCTGTACAAAGCCTACTGAGGCCTCCCCAGAGTGCAGCTCACAGCctgctgccacttgcaacacaaAAGGATCTGGGAAAGAGGGTGATGAATTAgaggaataaagaagaaaaaaaatcaataaaaaaagagCAGAGGCAAAAGACAGTATAGACAGAAGGGAGGTGTTTGGAAGTTTGAGGAATTGAGACAAATTTGCTTAGATCAGAGGTGCAGAGAAAGGGGAATTGCTGAGTaagaggtagaaaaagaaaagaatgtcatGAGCAGTAGGGGAAATTGTTCAAAGAGATGTTGTGAATAGTGTGAATAAGGAAGGAAGGTCTTAGTCTGAGAAAGTTGAAGTTATAACAATCTAGAGTGAGTGGAATGCAATAGATCACAATGAATATACAGAGACAGTTGAAGAGCCAGAATACAGAAGAAAATCACTTCAAGGAATCAATCAAGAGTAaggaaacaggggccagtgctgtggcactgtaggtaaagccaccgcctgcggtgccagcatcccatatgggcgctggtttgagtcccagctgccccacttccaatccagctctttgctatggcctgggtaagcagtagaagatggcccaagtccttgggaccatgcacccacgtgggaagatgcagaggaagctcctggctcctggcttcggatcagtgtggctttggatcagcataactcctgccattgtggccatctggggagtgaactagtagattgaagacctctctctctgtgtctctccttctttctgtgtgtaactctttcaaataaatgaataaatcttaaaaaaaaaaaagagtgaggaaGCTGAGGGTGCTTTGCTGAAAGCCAGGGAAAAGTGTGAACACAGGACACCTCTAAGGGGATATAATGAAGGACAACTCAGTGGTCAATGAGAGAGGAGATCATAAATAGAAGaagacttgatggttttgaagaACCAGCAACTGAAAAAAATCCCTTGCCCAGAAATGGGTGACTGCAGTTTTATTGTAGGGACAGTAGAGTAATATTCAGAAGAGAGAGAAGTTAGGAGCCTAGAGGAATAATAAAGTTATGAGACACTTCCACCCATCCACCTCCCCACTCTCTGTTGAGGAAACTTAACTCACATTCCGCCTGCAATTGATGGGCATACTTCCAAGTTTCCTGAGTAAAACTGATGAGATGTGTATGAAGAAACTCTCCCAAGTCCATCCACTCCTTGCTGCTGAAGTTGCCCTTGGACCAAGACCTTAGGAAAACAAAGCTGCCAGACTCTGTATCCCAGCGATAAATCTCCAGCTCACCCAACCAGCCTGAGAACAAGTTCTCTGCCCAGGAACGGTTGTAAAATGATGATATC contains:
- the LOC100356376 gene encoding T-cell surface glycoprotein CD1a isoform X2: MLFLLLAFLVALLPEFKKPISFHVIQISSFYNRSWAENLFSGWLGELEIYRWDTESGSFVFLRSWSKGNFSSKEWMDLGEFLHTHLISFTQETWKYAHQLQAEYPFVLQVAAGCELHSGEASVGFVQEAYQGTDLLRFQNNSWLPSPEGGSKAQDVCRLLNKYEGLKERVHWLLSDTCPRFVLGLLDAGKADLQRQVRPEAWLSSGPRPGPGRLLLVCRVSGFYPKPVQVMWMRGNQEQPGTERSDILPNADGTWYLRVTLDVEAGDAAGLSCRVTHSSLGGQDIVLYWEHHTSIGFILLTVIVLLVLLAGLAIWFGKRWTHNCSPCTVASLK
- the LOC100356376 gene encoding T-cell surface glycoprotein CD1a isoform X1; this encodes MLFLLLAFLVALLPGGDTVEFKKPISFHVIQISSFYNRSWAENLFSGWLGELEIYRWDTESGSFVFLRSWSKGNFSSKEWMDLGEFLHTHLISFTQETWKYAHQLQAEYPFVLQVAAGCELHSGEASVGFVQEAYQGTDLLRFQNNSWLPSPEGGSKAQDVCRLLNKYEGLKERVHWLLSDTCPRFVLGLLDAGKADLQRQVRPEAWLSSGPRPGPGRLLLVCRVSGFYPKPVQVMWMRGNQEQPGTERSDILPNADGTWYLRVTLDVEAGDAAGLSCRVTHSSLGGQDIVLYWEHHTSIGFILLTVIVLLVLLAGLAIWFGKRWTHNCSPCTVASLK